The following coding sequences lie in one Pirellulales bacterium genomic window:
- a CDS encoding alginate lyase family protein, with the protein MLAPGLFRFQNQTFQVHHFHPLRASPVSPAERALPSTNLFVQPATPDHLWRYHLHYFDDLNAVGGADRNDWHLQWLADWISACPPGTPDAWDPYPTSLRIVNWIKWAYGGGSLSPALTDSLAAQARWLAQSLEYHLLGNHLLANAKALVFAGAYFSGPEADQWLLTGMQIYAQQLPEQILPDGGHFELSPMYQAIILEDLLDIWNLAHTYQATCPNLWAAVNDWKLPVSINRMQLWLAMMTHPDGEIAFFNDATGGQATRPGRLSEYALRLKLPAVPDLPEGCTPLPASGYLRWQTGPLVMLMDVAAIGPDYLPGHAHADTLSCELSLYGQRCLVNSGISVYGTSAERLRQRGTASHNTVMVDSQDSSEVWGGFRVARRARVTQSEWKCPTISEFYCKAAHDGYQRLSGRVTHTRRWDCTPEKLCVTDELTGNWESAVIIWHLHPAFRLVAGDTTTEAVDTGQLLQFASDRVRVTLAIHGTAEQPRVQNCTWHPEFGLSVPNLRLEIPFSITLGSATHEITQVFTWRELK; encoded by the coding sequence GTCCAGTCAGCCCCGCCGAAAGAGCCCTCCCATCCACTAACCTTTTTGTTCAGCCCGCCACCCCCGACCATCTGTGGCGGTACCACCTGCATTATTTTGATGACCTGAACGCCGTGGGGGGGGCGGACCGAAATGACTGGCATCTGCAATGGCTGGCGGATTGGATATCCGCCTGCCCCCCCGGCACACCCGACGCTTGGGACCCTTATCCAACGTCGCTGCGGATTGTCAATTGGATCAAGTGGGCGTACGGGGGCGGCAGTTTATCACCCGCACTTACTGACAGTTTGGCCGCCCAGGCGCGCTGGCTGGCGCAATCGCTGGAATACCACTTGTTAGGTAATCACTTGCTAGCCAATGCCAAGGCTCTGGTCTTTGCGGGGGCTTACTTTAGTGGGCCTGAGGCTGACCAATGGCTATTAACCGGCATGCAAATCTATGCCCAACAATTGCCCGAACAAATTCTGCCGGACGGTGGGCACTTTGAACTCAGCCCCATGTACCAAGCGATTATCCTAGAAGATTTGCTGGATATCTGGAATCTGGCACACACCTATCAGGCGACATGTCCGAATCTCTGGGCAGCGGTTAATGACTGGAAATTACCCGTGTCCATTAATCGGATGCAACTCTGGCTGGCGATGATGACCCACCCAGACGGAGAGATTGCTTTCTTTAACGATGCCACCGGCGGTCAAGCCACGCGGCCCGGGCGGCTTTCAGAATATGCCCTGCGGCTGAAATTACCCGCCGTGCCTGACTTGCCAGAAGGGTGTACCCCCCTTCCCGCTAGTGGTTATCTGCGCTGGCAAACAGGTCCCTTGGTGATGCTCATGGATGTGGCGGCTATTGGCCCGGATTATCTTCCCGGACACGCCCACGCGGATACGCTCAGTTGCGAGTTGTCCCTATATGGGCAGCGTTGTCTGGTGAATTCGGGGATTTCCGTGTATGGCACCAGCGCGGAACGTTTGCGTCAACGGGGCACCGCGTCGCACAACACGGTCATGGTGGATAGTCAAGACTCAAGCGAGGTCTGGGGCGGGTTTCGTGTGGCGCGGCGGGCACGGGTGACTCAATCGGAATGGAAATGCCCCACGATAAGTGAATTTTACTGTAAGGCCGCCCATGATGGTTACCAGCGGCTGTCGGGTAGGGTCACACATACGCGAAGGTGGGATTGCACCCCGGAGAAGCTGTGCGTGACCGATGAGCTAACCGGGAACTGGGAATCCGCAGTAATTATATGGCATTTACATCCCGCGTTTCGGCTGGTGGCCGGGGATACAACGACCGAGGCCGTAGACACAGGGCAGTTGTTACAGTTTGCCTCTGACCGGGTGCGGGTGACATTAGCAATACATGGAACCGCCGAACAGCCCCGCGTGCAAAACTGCACCTGGCATCCCGAATTTGGTCTCTCCGTGCCCAATCTGCGCTTGGAGATCCCATTTAGCATCACTCTGGGTTCAGCCACCCACGAGATCACACAAGTGTTTACCTGGCGGGAATTAAAGTGA